CCAAATTGAAGGCGAATCGAGAAGCCAAAAAAATTATCATCCAAACGATCCAACGTACTGCTGCTGAACACACTATCGAAAATACGGTTTCGGTGTTCAACCTCGAAAGCGACGACATCAAAGGGCAAATCATTGGTCGTGAAGGTCGCAATATTCGGGCATTGGAGGCTGCAACGGGTATCGAAATCATTGTGGACGATACGCCTGAGGCGATTGTGATTTCGGGCTACGACCCTGTTCGCCGAGAAATTGCCCGCCTTTCGCTGCAACGTTTGGTAACGGACGGACGGATTCACCCCGCAAGGATTGAAGAAGTAGTGGCGAAAACCCGCAAACAGCTCGAACAACAAATCAATGAGATTGGAGAGCGAACAATTATTGACCTCAATATTCATGGTATGCACCCTCAATTGATTAAAATTGTGGGGCGTATGCGCTTTCGTTCTTCTTACGGTCAAAACCTGCTTGAACACTCGATTGAAACGGCTCGTTTGTGTGCGGTTATGGCTGCGGAGTTGGGTTTGGGGTCTAATACTATCAAACTTGCCAAACGTGCGGGACTGCTTCACGACATTGGAAAAGTGCCACAAGAGGAAAGTGAACTTTCTCATGCGCTGCTTGGGATGGAATGGACGCATAAGTACAAAGAACACGCCGCAGTCTGCAATGCGGTAGGTGCTCACCACGATGAAATTGAAATGCAATACATCATTTCGCCGATTGTACAGGCGTGTGATGCGATTTCGGGCGCAAGACCTGGCGCAAGACGAGAGATTTTGGAGTCTTACCTCAAACGCATCAAAGACCTCGAAAACTTGGCGATGGACTTTGATGGTGTTGAAAAAGCCTATGCAATTCAAGCGGGTCGTGAACTTCGAGTTATTGTAGAAAGTGAAAAAGTGCCTGATGAAGTAGCGGAGGAGATTTCCTTCAAAATTTCTAAAAAGATTCAAGATGAGATGCAATATCCTGGTCAAATAAAAGTGACCGTTATTCGAGAAACAAGGGCAGTGACTTTTGCTCGTTAGAAAGCCTTCAATTACTTTGATAAAAGGAACTTCAATAGACAAATTATAGAATATTTGTCTATTGAAGTTCCTTTTTTTTTATTTTAATTGTCACCTAGTTCTAATATCGATGTAAAGGGCTTACTACAATGAGTATTTTTTTTCAATGATATTAATTAGCTATTTTTTATTCCTTAGAATTGAACTATACAAAGTCTACTCCCCATAACTACATAAAAAAACATACGCAAAAAACCATTGTATAAACCAATGTCAAATATTTGATTGTAGTTATTAAAAATAATAAGACTAGCGAAACAAATCGGAACAATTGTAGTAAAAGTAATTAAGTTTGATCTTTCGGAACACCTCAAAAATGAGTCTACAAGTTGATTTTTTCCTTTTCATTGGATGAATTTGAAGAAGTTAATTTAGTAATGTTCCTTAGTCACTACAACCACTAATTATTTTCTTGATACCTCTTTTTTCTTTGATTCACTTCATTCTAAACCATAAACCCAACCTTAAGCCAATATTCAACCTCTAAATGAAATAAAATCTACCATGCGATTAACTCTTCGTTTACTAATGAGTCTGTTCCTACTTATTAATACTTCCAATATAAAAGCAGATATAAAATGGATGCTTATGGGAATTGTAGTGCAAAAAGAAAACTTCCACCCACTTGAAAATATGGATGTTTGTATTGAAGTAATTGCTTCATCCGAACATATTTGTGTTACAACGCTAACCGATGGTTTTTTTCAATTCCCCTTAGAAATAGACAAGGAATATTTGGTGCAACTTATAGACCATGCGAACAATATCGTGAATACCAAAAAAATATCTACTTTTGGCAAAGAGGAATCAGGAATTATGCACTTGGTTTTGGATTATTGAAAAACACATTGACTGAACAGCAATAAGGATTGCCAATAAAATAACTTCTCGATTTGTCTGCTGACCTTCTCCACTCCCTTCCAAAAGGGTGATAGAAGGTCAGAATATCATTTTATTGACATTACCAAGACTTGCCTTTACACGATTTTTTTACCCCACATTTCATCGGATTTCTTACCTTTGTGTTCATGATAACAAATGAACAAATAGAACAAACCAAGCGTCGCCTCCACGCCTTAAGGAGGTATCTTTGACGTAGATAGACGAATCTCCGAAATTGAAGAGGATCAAGGGCAAACACTTGCACCTGATTTTTGGAACGACCCACAAAGTGCCGCTAAACTTCTCAAAAAAATAAATTCCAACAAATATTGGGTAAATCTTTACCAAAACTCTGTCAATGCTTTTGAGGATTTTGAAGTGCTTCAAGAGTTTGCAGAAATGGGTGAAGGAACCGATGCTGATGTTGAGAAACAGTTTGACAAAACATTGGAAATGATTGATGATGTAGAATTCAAATCTACGCTCAATTCCCCCGAAGACCAACTCGGAGCAGTCATGACCATCAATGCGGGAGCAGGTGGAACCGAAAGCTGTGATTGGGTATCAATGTTGATGAGAATGTATCAGATGTGGGGTGACAAAAAGGGCTTCAATCCACACATACTGGACATTAAAGACGGAGATGTGGCTGGAGTGAAATCTGTTGAAATAGAATTTAATGGAGAATTTGCCTATGGATTGATGAAAGGTGAAAATGGTGTGCATCGTCTGGTGCGTATCTCCCCCTTCGATTCGAGCGGTCGCCGACACACTTCTTTCGCCTCCGTTTTTGTGTATCCAATGGTGGATGATACCATCGAAATTGAAGTGAATCCTGCTGACATTGAGTGGGATACCTTTCGGTCGAGTGGAGCAGGCGGGCAGCATGTAAACAAGGTTGAATCAGCAGTTCGTTTGCGACACCTTCCTTCGGGTATTGTAGTTGAGTGTCAAGAACAACGATCTCAGCAAAAAAATCGTGAGAAGGCAATGCAAATGCTCAAATCCCGCCTCTACCAAGCCGAACTTGAAAAACAGAATGAAGAAAGGGCAAAAATTGAAGGTGGTAAACAAAAAATTGAATGGGGTTCGCAAGTCAGAAACTATGTGATGCACCCCTATAAACTGGTGAAGGATCTTCGCACAAATTTAGAAACGGGCAACGTTCAGGCAGTAATGGATGGTGATTTAGATGCATTCATTAAAGCCATGTTATTGCACAATGAAGAATAGTTCCTCCAATTAGAATATTGTATCTCAAATTCTAAATTGTAAGTTATGACACAGCAGGAATTAGTAGAGTTAATTCAGGAAACAAAGGATAAAAAACTTACCCATCTATCCCTATACAATAGAGGCATTGAGGAAGTTCCGTCCGAAATAGGACTATTGACCGACTTAGAGGAACTTGATTTATCTGAAAACAAATTGTCTGTTCTTCCTCCTGAAATAGCACAACTGAAAAACCTAAAAATCTTACATTTAGATTACAATGCTTTTACTGAGTTTCCACTCCATATCGAAGAGTTGGTAGAATTGAAGGATTTAGACCTCAGTAAGAATAAATTGACATACATTCCTGCTTCAATTGGAGAACTGAAAAATCTTAGAAAATTAATCCTTAGAGCAAACGAAATCAATGTCATTGCAGATGAAATACGCCAACTTCAACACCTTCACTATTTAGATTTATCCGAAAACAAGCTTACCCAACTAAGCCCGAATATCGGAAATCTGAAAAAACTGACCGATCTCAATTTGTACGACAATGATCTGGAAACCTTACCCTCTTCCATTGCCAACCTTTCTATGTTGCGGCACATCAATGTGAGTTACAATAGTCTGCAAAAATTTCCGCTTGCCTTGTGTCGCTTAGAACAACTCCTTCAATTTGATTTATCCAACAATGAAATCACCCACCTACCCGAGCAAATTGGTTTATTGACCAACCTGACTTCTTTTTACTTGCGGGAAAACAAAATCGAAAAACTGCCCAAAGAAATTGGACAACTTACTGCCATCACAAACATTGACATTGCTAATAATCAGTTAAAAACACTTCCTTCTGAAATCGTATTGCTGTATCATTTGAAGGATTTGGAATTAGACGAAAATCCCTTAGAAGAACCATTGTTGGAACTCACTCAAAAAGGGATTTATGCCATTATGTTGTATTTTTTGAAGGGAATCGTAGTACCTGAACAGCGTATCTTCAATATATCCTTATCGCTGCCCGAACATTACCGTTTGCCATTGAAGCAATATCTGGTTTATTTTGGTGAGTACATGCGTTTGGTCAAAAAGCAATCGCCTCAGTTTGAAGTCTATAACTCTCCTGAAGGCTTGTGTTTGGAACTCATTCACAATGGCGGCATGGAACTGGACGAAACACAACAAAGTCTAAGTAAATACTTGGATTTGATTCAGAAAAACAATGCACACGACGAAATCCTCTTTTCGGACAATCAAACGGAGAAGGAAAAAAGAGACATCATTCTTTTGATTCGCAATCAGTTCCGATTTTTGAGAAAAAACCTCCTCTATGCAAAAATTGAAGAGAAGGATTTTTTTCAACATCTCCATAAAATTTATAAACACCTTGTGCCGCAATCTGACCAAGCTCGCCCCAATATAGACGAAGCAACTCCAGGAGCAGCAAAGTAATTTACTTCAACTCTGGCAATCTTCCTTGATTTTGCATCTCTATCATCCAAGCGGGATATTCTGGTGAAAGCGCACTTACCTCATCCAAACGTTCCAAATCTTCCACACTCAATTGCAGTTCAGTCGCTGCAAGGTTGTCCTTCAATTGAGAAATACGTTTGGCACCAATGATAATACTCGTCACTGCTTTTTTGCTCAACATCCAAGCCAAAGCAACTCTTGCAGCCGAAACACCGTGATTTTCACCCACTTCCAACATCACATCAATGATGTCAAAAGCCTTTTCTTTGTTGATAGGAGGAAAATCAAAACTATCTCGACGGCTACCTTCCACCTTGTCCTTTTCCCGTGTGTATTTGCCCGATAAAAAACCGCCCGCCAAAGGACTCCAAGGAATCAGAGCCATCTGTTGATCCTGCAATACTGGAATAATTTCGCGCTCAATATACCTACCGCCAATCGAATAATAACTTTGGCTTGCTTCAAAACGTGACCAACCATTTTTGTCTGAAATCGCCAAAGCCTTCATAATCTGCCAAGCAGCATGGTTACTCACCCCCAAATAACGCACTTTCCCACTTCGCACCAAGTCCTCCAAAGCCCTAAGAGTTTCGTCCATCGGTGTATGTTTGTCCACCCCATGAATGTAGTACAAATCAATGTAATCCGTTCCGAGTCGGCGCAAACTATCTTCCGCAGCATTCATAATATGGTAGCGAGACAGTCCCACTTGATTCACTCCCTGTGCCATTCTGCCCCGTACTTTGGTAGCCACGACCAATTCCTGACGATTCAAGCCCAAATTGCGAATGGCTTCACCCAGCATTTGTTCCGACATCCCAAAAGAGTACACATTAGCAGTGTCAAAAAAATTGATTCCCGCATCAAAAGAGGTTTTTATTAGTTCATTGGCTTCTGTTTGTGACTGTTTACCAACCACTTCCCAAAAACCCTGTCCACCAAAACTCATAGTACCGAAGCAAAGTTCGGAAACCAATAAACCTGTTTTCCCCAAAAGATTGTATTTCATAGTTCGATAGGATTTGTATATTTGTTTAAGATAAAGTTTCAATCAAAGATAATGAAATATTCCTCCTCACTTTACCGTATTTTGAAGCCCTTCATCCATTTGTGCTTAAGGATTTTCTTTCGCCGCATAGAAGTAGATGGCTTGGAAAACGTCCCTCAAAATACGCCTATACTCTTCACTCCCAACCACCAAAGTGCTTTTATGGATGCCATTGTAGTAGCCTGCACCATCTCGCAACCTGTTCATTCTGTGACCAGAGCGGGTGTATTTCAGTCACCTTCTGTGGCATGGCTACTCCAAAAACTCAACATGATGCCCATTTATCGCATCCGCAACGGTATTCAGAATCTCGCTAAAAATGAAGCGACTTTCGACCATTGTGTTGAACTCTTGCAGCACCAACAAACCGTACTGATTTTTCCAGAAGGTAGTCAGAACGTTGTCAAAAGAGTCCGCCCTTTGAGCAAAGGATTCAGCCGCATTGTTTTCAGAGCCGAAGAAAGCAAAGACTTTGACTTAGGGCTGCAAATCATTCCCGTGGGCATCAATTACAGTCAAGTCACCCAATTTCGAGGCGATTTGTACCTCCGATATGGTACACCATTGACAATCAAAGATTTGAAAGAAATCTATAGAGAACAGCCACAACAAGCCATGACCCAACTCCGTAAACAACTACAAGAACATCTGGAACAAGAGGTTGTTCACATCAACAACATTACTTTTTACGATACCTTCGAATTTATCAGCACCCATTTTGCCGATTCTTTCGCTACAAATACTCTTGAGAAACAAGACTCTATCACAAACGAAAATACCTCACTCGCAAAACTTTTCCTACTTCAAAAAAATGCACTTCAACAACTCACAAACTTTGCCGAACAGCGAACCAATGAAATGCAGATATTGGCAGAAAAAGTGACTTCCTACCGCCAACTTTTGCAACAACTCCAATTAAAACCCGAAACCTTTGCCGAAAATACCGAACCAACTTTTGCAGAAAAAGTAAAAACAACCCTACTTGCTCCAATTGGCATCTATGGCTATATCAACCATTTTCTTCCCTGCAAAATCACCCAATATTTGACCTACAAAATGTTCAAAGATCCCAGCTTTTATGCTTCGATGAAATTGGGATTTGGATTGCTTTTCATCCTAATTTTCTATTTTCTGCAAATACTTTTAATCGGTATTTTCACCCAAAGTGCTGCAAGTGCAGGATTGTATTTGATTAGTTTGATTATCAGTGGAAACATAGCATTGTGGATACAAGAACCTTTGGAAAAATGGAGACTTCAATGGAAGACAAATGCTGTCCAGAAAAACAAACCATTAGAATGGAAGCAGTTAGAAACTCTACGCAATCAAATTGAATCACTTATAAAACAATAAAACCATGTCAAAAACCTACAATTGGGGCATCATTGGTTTGGGAAGAATCGCCCATCAATTCGCACAAGGCTTGTCTGTACTTTCCAATGCAAAACTCTATGCCGTTGCCTCTCGCAGTCAAGACAAGGCTGATGAATTTGCCCAACAATACGGAGCAACAAAGGCTTACAATACCTACGAAGCATTGGCAAGCGACCCGGATGTAGATGTAGTATATATCGCTACTCCTCACAACCTGCATTGCACCAATACATTGCTGTGTTTGGATGCGAAAAAGGCAGTATTGTGCGAAAAACCATTGGCGATCAATGCTGTAGAGGCAGCTCAAATGATACAAAAAGCACACGAACAACAAACTTTTTTGATGGAAGCTATTTGGACACGTTACTTACCTTTTTGTCAAAAAATGATGGAACTCATTGAAGCGGATGTCATTGGTGACATTCACCTCGTACGTGCTGATTTTGGATTTTACCGCCCCTTCGATCCTGACTCTCGCCTTTTTAATCCCGAATTAGCAGGCGGATCACTCTTAGATATAGGTATTTACCCACTTTTTTTAGCAAGCCTACTTTTGGGTTTTCCGACCACGATTCAAGCCATAGCACAAATGAGTGAAACACAGATTGACCAACATTGTGCCATGCAATTGAAGTATGAAAAAGGACAGATTGCCAGTTTGTTTTCGTCGATTCAAGCAAATACCCAAAACATTGCCGAAATTCACGGTACAAAAGGGATTATTCGCATCAGTCCTCATTTCCATCAAGCCACACATTTTAGCTTGCAACTTCACAATGAAGAACCCCAAGATTTTCATTTTCAGCATACGCCCGGCAATGGCTACACTTTTGAAGCCAAAGCGGTGATGAACTATTTGGAGGCTGACAAAACAGAAAGCGATTTGTTGCCTCTTGAATTTAGTAAACGTTTGATTCAAACAATGGATGCCATCAGATCGCAATGTGGGGTGGTCTATCCGATAGATAAAACATAAGAACCATGATAGATTACCTCATAATAGGGCAAGGATTGGCAGGTACTTGGCTCAGTCATTTTCTGCTGCAAAAAAACAAAACGATGATGTTCATAGACGATGCCCACCCCTGGGCAGCTTCACGGGTTTCTTCGGGTTTGATGAACCCCATCACAGGTAGAAAATTGGTCAAAAGTTGGATGGCAGAAACACTATTTCCTTTTGCTCGAACACATTACTGCCAATTGGAGGAACTGCTGCAAAGCCGTTTTTGCTATGACCGAACAATGGTATGGTTACTGTCAAATCCACAAGAACTCAACAATTTTTGGGCGAAAAGTGGTGAAGTGGGGTATGAAAAATACTTCAAAAATATTCAAAATCAAGCCTTTCACCCTGCCTTCAAAAACGAGAATGGTTTTGGCGAAATCAGTGGTGTTTTGTTTGTGAACACGGCCCATTTTATTGACGCTTATCGCCAATTTCTTCAAATAAACGATTTCCTAATTGAAGCGAAATTTGATTACAATGATTTAATTGTCAGCGAAAAAAGTGTAAAATGGAAAGACATTGAAGCACAAAAAATTATTTTCTGTGAAGGGCATCAAACCCGCTTCAACCCCTACTTCAATTGGCTGCCATTTGTTCCTGCAAAGGGGGAGTTTCTACTGATTGAAGCCGATGGCTTGGACTTAGAAGCCAAAAATCAAATCGCCAAAAACAACATTACCATCGTTCCTTTGGGGGATAATCGATATTGGGTAGGTTCGACTTATTCTTGGGATGTAATAGACGAAATTCCCACGCAAAAACACCGAGAAAGCCTCATTGACCAATTAGGAAACACTCTTAAATCCTCTTACAAAATTACTGCACATCAAGCAGGTATCCGTCCTTCTGCCAAAGACCGCCGACCTTTTATTGGCTTGCATCCTGAATATCCCAATATAGGCATATTCAATGGATTAGGCACAAAAGGTGTTTCATTGAGTCCTTATTTTGCACATCATTTTGCAGCCCATCTTGAAGAAGGAGCAGACTTAGAAATGGTTGTTGATATTCGCAGGTACTACCAATCTTAATGAATGGCGTATTTAACTATATTATGTCATCATTCATCTAAATTTTGATGCTTTTTTGTATTTTAGCCTTATCGCTTCAAACTCAAAAACATAGTATTATGTCAAAATCTTTGCAAATCAACTGTATAGAGTGCAATACTGCTATCCATGCAGAAGATATCAATCTGGATCACTACATTGCCAAATGTCACAACTGCCACACTGTTTTTGACTTCAAAAAACAGATGGACAATGCTCCTAAAAATCGCAGAGAAGTCACCATGCCCGACAATGTGGAAATGCTGCGTCTTCAAAACGAATTAGACATTACCTTCGATTGGTGGAGCAATAGCAAAAAACCTTATTTTCTCATCTTTTTTACGCTATTTTGGAATTCGATTGTTGGGATTTTCGTGATAGTTGGCTTATTGACAGGTCAATGGGTCATGCTTGCAGCTATCAGTATTCACCTTTCTATTGGAGTAGGACTTGCTTATTACCTCCTCTGCAAATACTTCAACAAAACCACCTTTCGAGTGACCCGCCGTTATCTTACTACCGAACACCGACCTTTCCCTGTTCCGTTTTATGGGGCAAAAGATGTAGAAGTTTCTGAAATAGACCAACTTTACTGTAAAGAATATGTGGCTGCTACTCAAAACAATGTACCTGTTTATGCCTATGCTGTTTACCTCATTACCAAAGATAGTCAGGAAGTAAAAGTCCTAAAGGGCTTGGACACGCCTCAGCAAGCGTTGTATATAGAGCAAGAAGTAGAGAAGTTTTTGGGGTTGGTGGATAGAAAAGTCAGTGGGGAACTGGGGTAATTTTCATCATTCCATCACCAACTTCTCTCCTCCAATCCTTACTCCATCTACACGCATTTCCACCAAATACAAGCCACTTGCCAAACCTTCAATGGACAATTCAGGTTGTTTGTGTTCCACCATTGAAGTCAAGACCAACTGCCCTAAAGTATTGTAAATCTGTACTTCAATGGGTGCATTGAAGGAAGTTGCACTATTTTTCCAATCAAAATAAAGCGTGTTTTTTGCAGGATTGGGATAGAAGGTGAAAGGATTATTTTGAAGTATATTCTCTTCAATATCAACGATAGATTCCGTTTCATACCAGACGATTCCACCTCTAAGATTACCCACCAACATGTCCAACCGTCCATCATTGTCCACATCTGCTGTTGTCGGACTCGCTTCTGTAAGACCTGCGGGGGAAACGATTTGCTGGGTGACAAGGGTGAAAGGTCCTCCATTGATATGTGATTCAATGTCGGTGAACAGGTAAATGTGTCCAATATCATTACCGACCACCAAACGAAAACTACCATCGTTTAGTTTGAACATATATGGAATCGCATTACCTGCTGCAATGGTCGTTTCCCGCACCGAAACGGCTCCCCATTGCGTATTTTGCAGCTTGAAAAGGGGACTTTCTAAAGAACCGATGTTTTGGTAGTAGTAAACCTTCCCGTCATTGTTTCCCACAATCAAATCCAGCAAATCGTCACCATTCACATCCACCAATTGAGGAGCAGCACGTTTTTTGACATCCAGAGCCGCCCCTGTATCATCGTTCATGCGTTCTGCTTTTTTCACAAATTTGGCTATGCCTTCCATGGTTGGTTTGTTCTCAAAATAATGAACATAGCCCATTCCATCACCAATCAACATGTCTTCATCTCCATCATTGTCCAAATCGCCAAAGGTCGGATGGTACAACACGGCACTCTCTACAGCTGGGTCGAATTGGGTGGTAAACAATTGTTTACCAATCTGCATATAGTCTCGGCTCACCAATTGGAAGGCAGGCTGATGGGCAGTTCCAATGTTTTCGTAAAGAGCCAAAGCGGGTTTTAGATAGCTCGAAAATTCATTGACTCGAATTTCATAGCCCTCATTGCCAACAACCAAATCCAGCAAACCATCGCCATTGTGATCAAAAAAAGTGGGACGAGAAAAGGCACTTACATCTATGGTATTTTCGACCATCAGAGTATCTGTTTGAAGAGTAAAATTGGGGGTGACATTCGTTCCAGTATTTCGATAATACCATACACACTCAAAATGATTGGATTGTGCATCGGCATTGGGAGAAACCAATAAGTCTTTTATGCCATCTCTATTTACGTCGATTGAAAAGGCAGCGGGGAAAGTGGTCATATCAATGGGGGTAGAATTGGAAGGGAAATGGGTATCTTGGCTTGTCATGTTCGCAAAATTGGGTGTTCCTCCATTCGTTGCCATAATCATGCTATTGAAGGAAATATCGCCTAAAATAATTTCTTTGTCCGTATCTCCATCCAAATCAACTGCCAAGAGTGTAGAACCTGGATGCTTTCCGCCTGATTTGTCTGCTGAAATTTTACCTATCCCGCAAGTATCTAAAATCAAAATGGGGTCAAAAAAATCCTCATAAAAACTCCCCCAACAATCGGACAATATTCGGTAGTCGCTGAGGTCGCCACAGGCAAAGTTGTTTTCAACCGATAGATTTTCAAAGTATTCGATGAATCCACCCGACACATTGAAGGTCAAAATGTCTATGTCGCCATCGTTGTTTACATCTGTAATGGCGGGAATATCGAACTCTGATACAAATATTTCATTTACCACATTGTATGTGAGTTTGTCCACCACAAATTGAAACCCAATTTTGGAGTCGTCATTGTAATAGCCTTTGTAAATGCGGATGCCGTTTTGATTGGAGGTAAAAATATCCGCAATATTGTCACAATTGTAGTCCACCATCAAAGCCCAGTTTTTCATTGTAGGGAAGTTTTCCTCCAATTCAGGTGCGTATTCATAACCATCTTTGCCGCCCAAACCTGTATGAATAAAAGTCATTGGTATGTCTGCTGCTCTATCAAAAACGAACAAATCCAAAATACCGTCATTGTTCAAATCTACCTCCGAAAATTGTGGATTGTTGAGTCCTCCAATCCACGGATACTGCAATGTTTTGCCTGCTACTTCAACAGACACGTCATTCTGGCGAAAAAAATCAAGCGTTTGTGCCGCTACATTTTGCAGCAAAATCATAGAGGCTAACAAAAAAATAAACAAGTGAAAAACATAATTTATCTTTGAAGTAAAGTAGATTCCATTTTTTTTCATACCTTTTAACATTCTATTTTATTTTGGATTATTTTGAGATAGTAAAAACAAAACTTCCATGAACCAATATAAACCTAAAAATACGTATTCGCCCATCAGAAATCGTTTGAATAGTGCTTTTGAGCTTTTCACAATCAGCCTATTGTGCTTATTCTGTTGCCTACAACTTACCGCCCAAGATACAACAAACCCAACAAAACTGAGTGCTGCCGAGTTGGACAGCGTAATGACAATTTCGGGAGATAGTTTGGGATTAACGACAGATGTAGTGATTCCTGTTAAACACCAAATTGCGCTTTTTGATGCAAATATTGAAGCACAAGGAGATGCCTACTTGTTGGAAGTAAGTGCCTTGGACACCAAATACCAACTGGTAAATGAATCGGTGACAGGTATTTACAATTTCACCATTGACGGAGAAGACAAAAGCCTCAACTTCACTGCTGGAAAAGCCAGCACTACTTTAGATGAAATGCCCAATAGCATCTATCTAAAACACAGACCCGAAGGTAGCGACCATGATTTGGTGCGTTTTCTTCAATTCAAGAAAGAAAAAAATGGGACAGTCAGTAAATGGGAAATTCCTACATGGGTATCCGTTTTGCCGCCTTTAATTGCGATTTTATTGGCTTTGGTCTTCAAAGAGGTCATTACCTCGCTGTTCATCGGAATTTGGATTGGTGTGTGGATGTTGTATGGTTTTGATGTCAGTGCCTTCTTTTGGAGTTTTTTACATACTGTTGATGAATACATTCTTGCAACCTTCAGGGATAGTGACCACATTGCAATTATCGTATTTTCACTCTTGATTGGCGGCATGGTCGCAATTATTTCACGAAACGGAGGGATGGCAGGCGTGGTCAATGGTTTGTCCAAGTTGTCAAGTTCTGCACGCAGTTCGCAGTTGGTGACATGGTTGATGGGTATTGCCATCTTTTTTGATGATTATGCCAATACTTTGGTCGTTGGAAATACCATGCGTTCGCTGACAGACAAATATCGTGTGTCGAGGGAAAAACTGGCCTACATTGTGGACAGTACTGCTGCACCTGTTGCTGCAATTGCATTGATTACCACTTGGATAGGCGCAGAATTGAGTTATATTGGAGATGTGACTGGCACTTTGGGAATTGCAGAAAGTCCGTACAGCATTTTCGTCAATTCACTGCAATATTCTTTTTACCCACTTTTCACCTTGATTTTTGTTCTGTTCATTGCCCTCACCAACCGTGATTTTGGCCCGATGTACACCGCCGAAATGCGGGCAAGAACCACAGGAAAAGTATTTGACATGGGTTTAGGTGACGGAGAAGACATCGAAATAGAAGATTTGAATCCCATAAAAAATGCACCATATCGAGCCATGAACGCTATTCTTCCTGTATTGGTGATTATTGTCGGAACTTTGGTAGGACTTTGGTACACAGGCTTGGCAGCAACCAATTGGGCTTCGGAAATAGCCAAACTTCAATTGAATGCAAAAGGGCCAGAAGACCTTACTTTACTGGCAAAACTCCCCATCATTATCGGTAACTCCAATTCTTATGCTGCCCTGATTTGGAGTTCCACTTTAGCAGTCACAACTGCCGTATTATTGACCCTATTTCAAGGAATTATGAGTCTTCGGGCCACAATGGAAACCATGATGGTAGGCATCAAAGCCATGATGGGAGC
The Chitinophagales bacterium genome window above contains:
- a CDS encoding Na+/H+ antiporter NhaC family protein encodes the protein MNQYKPKNTYSPIRNRLNSAFELFTISLLCLFCCLQLTAQDTTNPTKLSAAELDSVMTISGDSLGLTTDVVIPVKHQIALFDANIEAQGDAYLLEVSALDTKYQLVNESVTGIYNFTIDGEDKSLNFTAGKASTTLDEMPNSIYLKHRPEGSDHDLVRFLQFKKEKNGTVSKWEIPTWVSVLPPLIAILLALVFKEVITSLFIGIWIGVWMLYGFDVSAFFWSFLHTVDEYILATFRDSDHIAIIVFSLLIGGMVAIISRNGGMAGVVNGLSKLSSSARSSQLVTWLMGIAIFFDDYANTLVVGNTMRSLTDKYRVSREKLAYIVDSTAAPVAAIALITTWIGAELSYIGDVTGTLGIAESPYSIFVNSLQYSFYPLFTLIFVLFIALTNRDFGPMYTAEMRARTTGKVFDMGLGDGEDIEIEDLNPIKNAPYRAMNAILPVLVIIVGTLVGLWYTGLAATNWASEIAKLQLNAKGPEDLTLLAKLPIIIGNSNSYAALIWSSTLAVTTAVLLTLFQGIMSLRATMETMMVGIKAMMGAIIVLILAWSLAQVTKDLHTADFLSDMLVGNLNPIFLPVLIFLLAGLIAFSTGSSWSTMAILYPIALPLTWAVSQAAGNPTDLTMQIFYAVTSSVLAGSVLGDHCSPISDTTILSSLASQCNHIDHVRTQMPYAFVVGTVSALMITLSMYMQLPTLVGFGAGSGILLLIVLLFGKSVPEWATLQQAADNQEKTEM